From one Nonomuraea polychroma genomic stretch:
- a CDS encoding glycine C-acetyltransferase translates to MFTNVREQLRTTLDEITEAGLLKPERVLGTPQSAQVSVAGREVLNFCANNYLGLADNPEVIEAAKEALDRWGFGMASVRFICGTQEVHKELETRLSDFLGMEDTVLYSSCFDANGGVFETLLDAQDAVISDALNHASIIDGIRLSKAQRFRYANRDMAELEARLKEAAEARRRLIVTDGVFSMDGYVAPLQDICDLADRYDAMVMVDDSHAVGFVGPTGRGTPELHGVTDRIDIITGTLGKALGGASGGYVSARKEICELLRQRSRPYLFSNSLAPVIASASLRILDLLETSNDARERLRANTARFRSEMNQAGFDILPGDHPIVPVMIGDAAEAGAMADRLLDLGIYVIGFSYPVVPHGQARIRVQLSAAHSEADVERAVQAFIQARG, encoded by the coding sequence ATGTTCACGAACGTGCGCGAGCAGCTGCGTACAACGCTCGACGAGATCACCGAGGCCGGGCTGCTCAAGCCCGAGCGGGTGCTGGGCACCCCGCAGAGCGCCCAGGTCAGCGTGGCCGGACGCGAGGTGCTGAACTTCTGCGCCAACAACTACCTGGGCCTGGCCGACAACCCTGAGGTGATCGAGGCGGCCAAGGAGGCGCTGGACCGGTGGGGGTTCGGCATGGCTTCCGTGCGGTTCATCTGCGGCACCCAGGAGGTGCACAAGGAGCTCGAAACGCGCCTGTCGGACTTCCTCGGCATGGAGGACACGGTTCTCTACAGCTCGTGTTTCGACGCGAACGGCGGCGTGTTCGAGACCCTGCTGGACGCCCAGGACGCGGTGATCTCGGACGCGCTCAACCACGCCAGCATCATCGACGGCATCAGGCTCTCCAAGGCCCAGCGATTCCGGTACGCCAACCGCGACATGGCCGAGCTTGAGGCCAGGCTGAAGGAGGCGGCAGAGGCGCGGCGGCGGTTGATCGTGACCGACGGTGTGTTCTCCATGGACGGATATGTCGCGCCGTTGCAGGACATCTGCGACCTGGCCGACCGGTACGACGCCATGGTCATGGTCGACGACTCCCACGCCGTCGGCTTCGTCGGCCCGACCGGCCGCGGCACGCCGGAGCTCCACGGCGTCACCGACCGGATCGACATCATCACCGGCACGCTCGGCAAGGCACTCGGCGGGGCCAGCGGCGGCTACGTGTCGGCCCGCAAGGAGATCTGCGAGCTGCTGCGCCAGCGCTCCCGGCCGTACCTGTTCTCCAACTCGCTCGCGCCCGTCATCGCCTCCGCGTCGCTCCGCATCCTCGACCTGCTGGAGACCTCGAACGACGCCCGTGAGCGGCTGCGCGCCAACACCGCCCGCTTCCGCAGCGAGATGAACCAGGCGGGCTTCGACATCCTGCCCGGCGACCACCCGATCGTGCCCGTGATGATCGGCGACGCCGCCGAGGCCGGCGCCATGGCCGACCGCCTGCTCGATCTGGGGATCTACGTGATCGGCTTCTCGTACCCGGTCGTGCCGCACGGCCAGGCCAGGATCCGCGTCCAGCTGTCGGCCGCTCACTCCGAGGCGGACGTCGAGCGCGCCGTACAGGCGTTCATCCAGGCCCGCGGCTGA
- a CDS encoding LysR family transcriptional regulator, whose translation MIDTRRLRTLRAVADHGTVTAAAAALHLTPSAVSQQLVALEHEVGHRLFTRDGRGVHLTAVGKIMLAHANEVLAQLERAEAEVAAYTAGELGEVTVACFATAISAVLSPAIIVLRELAPGIQVRVLDAEGDHSLAMLLDSEADLAIGVEYGGAPDASDRRLSRLPLYAEPFDLVLPRDHPLAESATLVSLSSETWIGPYPGNPVHDVITFACRQAGFTPNLAHCSDDFRAVVALVGAGAGVALVPRLALRDMVLPGVVVRQTPGPERRVFAAVRRGADSHPVVQPLLSALRTVAASLGTG comes from the coding sequence GTGATAGATACGCGGCGGCTCCGCACGCTGCGGGCGGTCGCCGACCACGGCACGGTCACCGCCGCGGCGGCCGCCCTGCACCTCACCCCCTCCGCCGTGTCCCAGCAGCTCGTCGCGCTGGAGCACGAGGTGGGGCACCGCCTGTTCACGCGGGACGGGCGCGGCGTGCACCTCACCGCCGTGGGCAAGATCATGCTTGCCCACGCCAACGAGGTCCTCGCGCAGCTCGAACGCGCCGAGGCGGAGGTGGCCGCGTACACGGCGGGCGAGCTCGGCGAGGTCACCGTGGCCTGCTTCGCCACCGCGATCAGCGCCGTGCTGTCCCCGGCGATCATCGTGCTCCGCGAGCTCGCCCCCGGCATCCAGGTACGCGTGCTCGACGCCGAAGGCGACCACAGCCTGGCCATGCTCCTGGACTCCGAGGCCGACCTGGCGATCGGAGTCGAGTACGGGGGCGCGCCCGACGCCTCCGACCGCCGTCTGTCCCGCCTGCCGCTGTACGCCGAGCCGTTCGACCTGGTGCTCCCCCGCGACCACCCCCTGGCGGAGTCGGCCACGCTCGTGTCACTCTCCTCCGAGACCTGGATCGGCCCTTATCCCGGCAATCCGGTGCACGACGTGATCACGTTCGCCTGCCGGCAAGCGGGCTTCACCCCGAACCTCGCGCACTGCTCCGACGACTTCCGCGCCGTGGTGGCCCTGGTCGGCGCGGGCGCGGGGGTGGCGCTGGTGCCGCGGCTGGCGCTGCGCGACATGGTGCTGCCCGGGGTCGTGGTACGCCAGACGCCGGGGCCTGAGCGCCGGGTCTTCGCCGCCGTACGCAGGGGCGCGGACTCCCACCCCGTCGTGCAACCGCTGTTGTCCGCGCTCCGTACGGTGGCCGCGTCCCTCGGAACGGGATGA
- a CDS encoding MFS transporter encodes MGRRTPYRVLLGMPGVPAQAVLGFLAQLTQQVAPVGMVLVVESATGSLAVAGLCVAAFSVGAGVARPVQGRLIDRRGSRRVLAGAAFLHVAALIALVAGAVAGWPVWTFAGLAVIAGAGLPPISVTMRFEWGRRVAGEGRTAAYSLVFLVQELAMLVGPLLFGLMIAVASSSLALGVVTVAAGAATLAFSRALRGGQTPGARDRGRVFADRRMLVLLAVVLMHGGVFGALQVGVPALAAARDVPAAAGVLVAALSLGGIAGAVAYGARSWMSPVEVRLVALMLAVGVMLAPLMLIGALPVFWVVLCAGGMMFNPALTTSSLLVDEFAPGAQAEAFGWVSTALGMGGAIGSGVAGVAGERFGASAPFLVASASALLGAGLAMVLLRRGRGRG; translated from the coding sequence ATGGGACGAAGGACGCCGTACCGCGTGCTGCTCGGGATGCCCGGCGTGCCCGCGCAGGCCGTGCTCGGGTTCCTCGCCCAGCTCACGCAGCAAGTGGCGCCGGTGGGAATGGTGCTGGTCGTCGAGTCGGCGACCGGGTCCCTGGCGGTCGCGGGCCTCTGCGTCGCGGCCTTCTCCGTGGGCGCGGGCGTGGCCAGGCCCGTCCAGGGCCGTCTCATCGACCGGCGCGGGTCGCGTCGGGTGCTGGCGGGCGCGGCGTTCCTGCACGTCGCCGCGCTCATCGCGCTCGTCGCCGGTGCGGTCGCCGGGTGGCCCGTGTGGACGTTCGCCGGGCTGGCCGTGATCGCGGGGGCCGGGTTGCCGCCGATTTCGGTGACCATGCGGTTCGAGTGGGGCCGTCGTGTCGCGGGCGAAGGGCGCACCGCCGCCTACAGCCTCGTGTTCCTGGTGCAGGAACTGGCCATGCTCGTCGGGCCGCTGCTGTTCGGGCTGATGATCGCGGTGGCGTCCTCCTCGCTGGCGCTCGGCGTGGTCACGGTGGCCGCCGGGGCCGCGACGCTGGCCTTCTCACGGGCCCTTCGGGGAGGCCAGACCCCTGGGGCGCGGGACCGGGGACGGGTGTTCGCCGACCGGCGGATGCTGGTGCTGCTGGCCGTGGTGCTGATGCACGGCGGGGTCTTCGGGGCGCTGCAGGTCGGAGTGCCCGCGCTCGCCGCCGCTCGGGACGTTCCGGCCGCGGCTGGGGTGCTGGTGGCGGCGCTCTCCTTAGGAGGGATCGCGGGGGCGGTCGCCTATGGTGCGCGTTCGTGGATGTCGCCGGTCGAGGTGCGACTGGTGGCGCTGATGCTGGCGGTCGGGGTCATGCTGGCGCCGCTGATGCTGATCGGTGCGCTGCCGGTGTTCTGGGTGGTGCTGTGTGCGGGCGGGATGATGTTCAACCCGGCGTTGACGACGTCGTCGCTGCTGGTGGATGAGTTCGCGCCGGGGGCGCAGGCGGAGGCGTTCGGATGGGTGTCCACCGCCTTGGGGATGGGGGGTGCGATCGGATCGGGGGTGGCCGGGGTGGCCGGGGAACGGTTCGGCGCCTCGGCGCCGTTCCTGGTGGCCTCGGCATCCGCGCTCCTCGGCGCGGGGCTCGCCATGGTGCTGCTCAGGCGCGGGCGCGGGCGCGGTTGA
- a CDS encoding YfjP family GTPase has product MKLLRRKEGPSLDSRLAALLEAASLGEGRLAEQAVSSARSVAERAGVRRSLSLDHTVAALAGATGSGKSSLYNALAGEDLATVGVTRPTTSTAQAALWDGQGSGPLLDWLEIPQRHAAASTSDMSGLVLLDLPDHDSIRLSHRLEVDRLVEMVDLLVWVVDPQKYADAALHERYLRPLAGHRDVTVVVLNQVDRLPPQAVDRCVRDLRRLLDDDGLEGVPVLAVSARTGTGLAELRSLLADRVAHRKAWSARLAADITAAADHLTTYSGGSDADAAGRRAESGRGKRAAERDRALTVALSEAAGVPLVVEAVAKGHRHRAIVATGWPVTRWARRFRPDPLRRLRIGGIAPAGRASRELRGRQAGEVVGRTSVPAASAVQRAQVETAIRDVGESAVEGLPGPWAAAVRQAARSRSEDLADAVDRAVATASIDATRRPRWWRAVNVLQWLVFAGMAAAALWLGVLFGMDYLRLPQPPLPTVGDVPWPTVLLVGGALAGVVIAMLSRLVAWAGGRRRARRTARALRAAIGQVGKEQVLDPVEEELDRYARFTDALNRARARA; this is encoded by the coding sequence GTGAAGCTGCTGCGCCGCAAGGAAGGCCCGTCACTCGACTCCCGGCTGGCCGCACTGCTGGAGGCGGCCTCTCTGGGCGAGGGGCGGCTGGCCGAGCAGGCGGTGTCGAGCGCCCGGTCGGTCGCGGAACGAGCCGGCGTACGTCGCAGCCTGTCCCTCGACCACACCGTGGCCGCCCTGGCGGGTGCGACCGGCAGCGGGAAGTCGTCACTTTACAACGCCCTGGCCGGCGAGGACCTGGCGACCGTCGGCGTCACCCGGCCCACGACCTCAACGGCCCAGGCGGCGCTCTGGGACGGGCAAGGCTCCGGCCCCCTGCTGGACTGGCTCGAGATCCCACAACGCCACGCCGCGGCCTCCACCTCCGACATGTCCGGCCTCGTCCTCCTTGACCTTCCGGACCACGACTCCATCCGCCTCTCCCATCGCCTGGAAGTGGACCGCCTCGTCGAGATGGTGGATCTACTGGTGTGGGTGGTGGATCCGCAGAAGTACGCCGACGCCGCACTCCACGAGCGCTACCTGCGCCCGCTGGCCGGGCACCGGGACGTGACGGTGGTGGTGCTCAACCAGGTGGATCGCCTGCCCCCGCAGGCCGTCGACCGCTGCGTACGCGACCTGCGCCGGCTGCTGGACGACGACGGGCTGGAAGGTGTGCCGGTGCTCGCCGTCTCGGCCCGTACCGGCACCGGCCTGGCCGAGCTCCGCTCCCTCCTCGCAGACCGCGTCGCCCACCGCAAAGCCTGGTCCGCCCGCCTGGCCGCGGACATCACCGCCGCCGCAGACCACCTCACGACATACTCGGGCGGGTCGGATGCGGATGCGGCAGGGCGTCGTGCGGAGAGCGGCCGGGGCAAGCGCGCGGCCGAGCGGGATCGGGCGCTCACGGTCGCGCTCTCCGAGGCGGCCGGGGTGCCGCTGGTCGTGGAGGCCGTGGCCAAGGGGCACCGGCATCGGGCAATCGTCGCCACCGGATGGCCGGTGACCCGATGGGCCCGGCGGTTCCGGCCGGATCCGCTTCGCAGGTTGCGCATCGGCGGCATCGCCCCGGCCGGCAGGGCGTCAAGGGAGCTGCGCGGGAGGCAGGCAGGGGAGGTCGTCGGGCGTACCTCCGTGCCGGCCGCGTCCGCCGTGCAGCGGGCGCAGGTCGAGACGGCGATCAGGGACGTCGGCGAGTCGGCGGTGGAGGGGCTGCCGGGGCCGTGGGCCGCGGCGGTGCGGCAGGCGGCGCGTTCCCGTTCCGAGGACCTGGCGGACGCGGTGGATCGGGCGGTGGCCACGGCATCCATCGACGCCACCCGGCGCCCCAGGTGGTGGCGGGCCGTGAACGTGCTGCAGTGGCTGGTGTTCGCCGGTATGGCGGCCGCCGCCCTGTGGCTGGGCGTGTTGTTCGGGATGGACTACCTGCGCCTGCCCCAGCCGCCGCTCCCCACAGTGGGCGATGTGCCGTGGCCGACGGTCCTGCTGGTGGGCGGTGCGCTGGCAGGTGTGGTGATCGCGATGTTGTCGCGGCTGGTCGCCTGGGCGGGTGGCAGGCGCCGGGCTCGGCGTACGGCCAGGGCGCTGCGTGCGGCCATCGGCCAGGTCGGCAAGGAGCAGGTGCTGGACCCCGTGGAGGAGGAACTGGACAGGTACGCCCGCTTCACCGACGCACTCAACCGCGCCCGCGCCCGCGCCTGA
- a CDS encoding dynamin family protein: MDLLGALESLRRPLDRDLFPLTIGETAADRRALRELTGQLDDYLLPRLRALDAPLLAVVGGSTGAGKSTLVNSLVGADVAEPGVLRPTTLVPTLVVSPDDHAWFMGQNVLPGLSRATGSGPGALRVVTSSSLGAGLALLDAPDIDSVVTSNRELAAQLLAAADLWLFVTTAARYADEVPWSFLRSARERSTALAVVLDRVPPDAVEPVARDLSRLLTENGLDGTRLFTVPEAVLPSEKARLPVASVQPIASWLAGLAADAAERARVVRQTLSGALDSLDTRVPALATAVSRQQAAFDGLRSIVSGAYAGAMADFDEGMRDGSLLRGEVLARWQDFIGTGDLMRSLESRVGWLRDRIVGFFTGRVPEVQLKEALESSVETLIRGAADGAAERALEGWSAAPGGPGLLERLGAIESARLGRASPDLGKRAESVVRGWQEYVLDLVRAEGAEKRTTARVASFGVNGAGLLLMLAVFASTGGLTGIEVGIAGGTSVLSQKLLEAVFGDQAVRTLTARAREDLRERVRGLLDAESARFNALLEVIEPPRDTADALLAALRSVRAHHADLPTAATPGSATGPGPAGGPGRTYEQGRDSASGGEAGGGGPSGGSPPSEGGTTPEEGR; the protein is encoded by the coding sequence ATGGACCTGTTGGGCGCGCTGGAGTCACTGCGCCGGCCGCTCGATCGTGACCTGTTCCCCCTGACGATCGGCGAGACGGCGGCGGACCGGCGTGCGCTGCGGGAGCTGACCGGGCAGCTCGACGACTACCTGCTGCCCCGGCTGCGTGCCCTGGACGCGCCGCTGCTCGCCGTCGTCGGCGGGTCCACGGGGGCGGGCAAGTCCACGCTGGTCAACTCGCTGGTCGGGGCCGACGTGGCCGAGCCGGGAGTGCTGCGGCCCACCACGTTGGTCCCCACGCTCGTGGTCAGCCCGGACGACCACGCCTGGTTCATGGGCCAGAACGTGCTGCCGGGGCTGTCCCGCGCCACCGGCTCAGGGCCGGGTGCGCTACGCGTCGTGACCTCGTCGTCCCTGGGCGCCGGTCTCGCGTTGCTCGACGCACCCGACATCGACTCGGTGGTGACGTCGAACCGGGAGCTCGCCGCCCAACTGCTGGCCGCCGCGGATTTGTGGCTGTTCGTCACGACCGCCGCCCGGTACGCCGACGAGGTGCCGTGGAGTTTCCTGCGCTCGGCACGCGAACGCAGCACCGCACTGGCCGTCGTACTCGATCGGGTGCCGCCGGACGCCGTCGAGCCCGTCGCCCGCGACCTCTCCCGCCTCCTCACCGAGAACGGCCTCGACGGCACCCGCCTGTTCACCGTTCCGGAGGCGGTGCTGCCGTCCGAGAAGGCGCGGCTGCCGGTCGCGTCGGTCCAGCCCATCGCCTCCTGGCTGGCCGGGCTGGCCGCCGACGCCGCGGAAAGAGCGCGCGTCGTACGCCAGACGTTGTCGGGCGCGCTCGACAGCCTGGACACCCGGGTGCCCGCGCTGGCCACGGCCGTCTCGCGCCAGCAGGCCGCTTTCGACGGGCTGCGCTCCATCGTGTCCGGCGCGTACGCCGGCGCGATGGCCGACTTCGACGAGGGCATGCGGGACGGGTCGCTGCTGCGGGGCGAGGTGCTGGCCCGCTGGCAGGACTTCATCGGCACCGGCGACCTCATGCGCTCCCTGGAGAGCCGGGTGGGCTGGCTACGCGACCGCATTGTCGGCTTCTTCACGGGGCGGGTGCCGGAGGTCCAGCTCAAGGAGGCCCTGGAGAGCAGCGTCGAGACCCTGATCCGCGGCGCCGCCGACGGGGCCGCCGAACGTGCCCTGGAGGGCTGGTCGGCCGCGCCCGGCGGGCCCGGCCTGCTCGAACGCCTCGGCGCCATCGAATCCGCCCGGCTCGGCCGCGCCTCGCCCGACCTCGGCAAACGGGCCGAGTCGGTGGTGCGGGGCTGGCAGGAATACGTCTTGGACCTGGTGCGGGCCGAAGGCGCGGAGAAGCGGACCACGGCGCGGGTGGCGTCGTTCGGGGTGAACGGGGCGGGGCTGCTGCTCATGCTGGCCGTGTTCGCCTCCACGGGCGGGCTGACCGGGATCGAGGTGGGGATCGCAGGCGGGACGAGCGTGTTGTCGCAGAAGCTGCTGGAGGCGGTGTTCGGCGACCAGGCGGTGCGGACGCTGACGGCTCGGGCGCGGGAAGATCTACGTGAGCGGGTGCGGGGGCTGCTCGATGCGGAGTCCGCCCGGTTCAACGCCCTCCTGGAGGTCATAGAGCCGCCGCGCGACACGGCGGACGCGCTGCTCGCGGCCTTGCGCTCGGTACGCGCCCACCACGCCGACCTCCCGACGGCCGCAACACCCGGCTCGGCTACCGGTCCCGGGCCGGCGGGTGGCCCGGGCCGGACTTACGAGCAGGGGCGCGACTCAGCCTCAGGCGGCGAGGCCGGTGGGGGTGGGCCGTCCGGTGGTTCGCCGCCGTCGGAGGGCGGCACGACGCCGGAGGAGGGCCGGTGA
- a CDS encoding response regulator transcription factor, whose amino-acid sequence MKPELREFREALIMVVDDEPSIRDLLSASLRFSGFEVLTAADGQEAVEVAERASPDLVVLDVMLPDLDGLEVAKRIDAPVLFLTARDATEEKIAGLRVGDDYVTKPFSLEEVQARIRAVLRRTRSEGAPASKLKVADLELDEDAREVWRGGRQIRLSPTEFKLLHYFMVNAGRVLSKAQILDHVWNYDFGGDAGVVESYVSYLRRKVDDVEPRLIHTLRSVGYVLREPPTS is encoded by the coding sequence ATGAAGCCCGAGCTCCGCGAGTTCCGCGAGGCGCTGATCATGGTGGTGGACGACGAGCCCAGCATCAGGGATCTGCTCTCCGCCAGCCTGCGCTTTTCCGGGTTCGAGGTGCTGACCGCCGCCGACGGCCAGGAGGCCGTGGAGGTGGCCGAGCGGGCCTCGCCCGACCTCGTGGTTCTCGACGTGATGTTGCCCGACCTCGACGGGCTCGAGGTGGCCAAGAGGATCGACGCGCCCGTGTTGTTCCTGACCGCCCGCGACGCCACCGAGGAGAAGATCGCGGGGCTGCGGGTCGGGGACGACTACGTGACCAAGCCGTTCAGCCTGGAAGAGGTGCAGGCCAGGATCCGGGCGGTGTTGCGGCGCACGCGGTCCGAGGGCGCGCCCGCCAGCAAGCTGAAGGTGGCCGACCTCGAGCTGGACGAGGACGCCCGCGAGGTGTGGCGGGGCGGGCGCCAGATCCGGCTGTCGCCGACGGAGTTCAAGCTGCTGCACTACTTCATGGTCAACGCCGGACGGGTGCTCTCGAAGGCGCAGATCCTCGACCACGTGTGGAACTACGACTTCGGCGGGGACGCCGGGGTCGTCGAGTCGTACGTCTCCTACCTCAGACGCAAGGTGGACGACGTCGAGCCGCGGCTCATCCACACCCTCCGGAGCGTCGGCTACGTGCTGAGGGAACCGCCGACGAGCTAG
- a CDS encoding sensor histidine kinase codes for MRGLPLRIKLIASTLALLGFGMTFIGLVSVSVLHGYLIDRVDGQLQLLSVRMYKKVIAIGKKDLEISDRPILIESDAIVLVKEPGGEFVPMLTDRDVDMKPKPVLSPVAGPEPYTTPAVKGSGEWRVLESLVDGRTLVVAVDLEEVDAITRRLVLIELLGGGGILLILAVVGVTIVRRSMRPLGQIQRTAEAIAGGELGRRVPDADPRTEVGRLARSLNGMLAQIEAAFAARSASEAAARRSEDRMRQFVGDASHELRTPLTSIRGFAEYARQNPGADPAELMQRVEKAAGRMSLLVDDLLLLARVDQQRPLQMRPVDMLALAADAVQDARILAPDRVIKLDVVGGAALIVSGDEVRLRQVVSNLVTNAIVHTEAGSPIIVRVGAGTDKVFFEVVDSGPGLTPEQVEHVFERFYRADSARSRRRSAEDRGSGLGLAIVQALVRAHGGTVTVDSSPQSGSTFRVELPLALE; via the coding sequence ATGCGCGGCCTGCCGCTGAGGATCAAGCTGATCGCGTCGACACTGGCGCTGCTGGGATTCGGCATGACCTTCATCGGCCTGGTGAGCGTCTCGGTGCTGCACGGCTATCTCATCGACCGGGTGGACGGCCAGCTCCAGCTCCTCAGCGTGCGCATGTACAAGAAGGTCATCGCGATCGGCAAGAAGGACCTGGAAATCTCCGATCGGCCCATCCTCATCGAGTCGGACGCGATCGTCCTGGTCAAGGAGCCCGGCGGCGAGTTCGTGCCGATGCTCACCGACCGCGACGTCGACATGAAGCCCAAGCCCGTCCTCTCGCCCGTGGCGGGCCCCGAGCCCTACACGACGCCCGCCGTCAAGGGCAGCGGCGAGTGGCGGGTGCTGGAGAGCCTGGTCGATGGGCGCACGCTCGTCGTCGCGGTGGACCTGGAGGAGGTCGACGCGATCACCCGGCGCCTGGTGCTCATCGAGTTGCTGGGCGGCGGTGGCATCCTGCTCATCCTGGCCGTCGTGGGGGTCACGATCGTACGGCGCAGCATGCGCCCGCTCGGCCAGATCCAGCGCACGGCCGAGGCCATCGCGGGCGGCGAGCTCGGCCGGCGGGTGCCGGACGCCGACCCCCGTACCGAGGTCGGCCGGCTGGCCAGGTCGCTGAACGGCATGCTGGCCCAGATCGAGGCCGCCTTCGCCGCCAGGTCGGCCTCCGAGGCGGCGGCCCGGCGCTCCGAGGACCGCATGCGCCAGTTCGTCGGCGACGCCTCGCACGAGCTGCGTACCCCGCTGACCTCCATCCGCGGCTTCGCCGAATACGCCAGGCAGAACCCCGGAGCCGACCCCGCCGAGCTGATGCAGCGCGTGGAGAAGGCCGCCGGGCGGATGAGCCTGCTGGTCGACGACCTGCTGTTACTGGCTCGGGTGGACCAGCAGCGGCCGCTGCAGATGCGGCCCGTGGACATGCTGGCGCTGGCCGCGGACGCCGTACAGGACGCCAGGATCCTCGCGCCCGATCGGGTGATCAAGCTGGACGTGGTCGGGGGCGCGGCCCTGATCGTCTCCGGCGACGAGGTACGCCTGCGCCAGGTCGTCAGCAACCTCGTCACCAACGCGATCGTGCACACCGAGGCCGGCTCGCCGATCATCGTCAGGGTCGGGGCCGGCACGGACAAGGTCTTCTTCGAGGTCGTCGACAGCGGGCCCGGCCTCACCCCCGAGCAGGTCGAGCACGTCTTCGAACGCTTCTACCGCGCCGATTCCGCCAGGTCCCGCCGCCGCTCGGCCGAGGATCGCGGCAGCGGGCTCGGCCTCGCCATCGTGCAGGCGCTCGTACGGGCCCACGGCGGCACGGTCACCGTGGACAGCTCGCCGCAGAGCGGCTCCACCTTCCGGGTCGAACTCCCACTTGCCTTGGAGTGA
- a CDS encoding response regulator transcription factor has product MESRLLIVEDDPNILELLAASLRFAGFDVTTAKSGLDAVAAVQRHRPDLVVLDVMLPDLDGFEIVKRMRGGGVHTPVVFLTARDETEDKIRGLTIGGDDYVTKPFSLEEVVARIHAVLRRTAGEQQAAPPRLTFADIELDEESHEVWRGGNAVALSPTEFKLLRYFMTNAGRVLSKPQILDHVWDYDFRGEVGIVESYVSVLRRKIDNRSPRLIHTLRGVGYVLRLPPSP; this is encoded by the coding sequence ATGGAATCACGCCTGCTAATCGTCGAGGACGATCCGAACATCCTCGAACTCCTCGCCGCGAGCCTGAGGTTCGCGGGATTCGACGTGACCACGGCCAAGAGCGGCCTCGACGCCGTCGCCGCCGTGCAACGGCACCGCCCTGACCTCGTCGTGCTCGACGTCATGCTGCCCGACCTGGACGGTTTCGAAATCGTCAAGCGCATGCGCGGCGGCGGAGTGCACACGCCGGTGGTGTTCCTGACCGCCCGTGACGAGACCGAGGACAAGATCCGCGGTCTCACGATCGGCGGCGACGACTACGTCACCAAGCCGTTCAGCCTGGAAGAGGTGGTCGCCAGGATCCACGCGGTGCTCCGCCGGACCGCCGGGGAGCAGCAGGCGGCGCCGCCGCGGCTGACGTTCGCCGACATCGAGCTGGACGAGGAGAGCCACGAGGTGTGGCGCGGGGGCAACGCGGTGGCGCTGTCGCCGACGGAGTTCAAGCTGCTGCGGTACTTCATGACGAACGCCGGCCGGGTCCTGTCCAAGCCCCAGATCCTCGACCACGTGTGGGACTACGACTTCAGGGGCGAGGTAGGCATCGTGGAGTCGTACGTGTCCGTCCTGCGCCGGAAGATCGACAACCGGAGTCCTCGGCTCATCCACACCCTGCGTGGTGTCGGATACGTCCTTCGCCTGCCGCCGAGTCCCTGA
- the lhgO gene encoding L-2-hydroxyglutarate oxidase, translated as MTEKIGIVGAGIVGLAVARELATTRGAEVTVLEKESRVAAHQTGHNSGVVHAGIYYPPGSLKARLCREGVALLKDYCAANELPYDEVGKLVIASTGAERPRLHALAERARANGVPGIAELDALALREIEPHAVGVGAIHSPHTAICDFAAVARRLALDVVEMGGSVRLSHPVRAIRERSAGVQVLAGRRRFTFDRLVVCGGLGTDAVARMAGRPGDVRIVPFRGEFYALRGAAKDLVRGLIYPVPDPRYPFLGVHLTRQTDGGVLVGPNAVLALAYEGYGWRNIRNFRQILGWPGTIRLARRHWRTGLKEIRGSLIKSAFLKGAQRYVPELTAADLTRARSGVRAQAVARDGGMVDDFVVDVHDNVVLVRNAPSPAATSSLAIARHIAGIVPALVR; from the coding sequence GTGACGGAGAAGATCGGGATCGTGGGCGCGGGCATCGTCGGGCTGGCGGTGGCGCGCGAGCTCGCCACCACCCGGGGTGCCGAAGTGACGGTGCTGGAGAAGGAGAGCCGCGTCGCCGCCCATCAGACCGGCCACAACAGCGGCGTCGTGCACGCGGGCATCTACTACCCGCCGGGCTCGCTCAAGGCCAGGCTGTGCCGGGAGGGCGTGGCGCTGCTCAAGGACTACTGCGCCGCGAACGAGCTGCCGTACGACGAGGTCGGCAAGCTGGTGATCGCCAGCACCGGCGCCGAGCGCCCGCGGCTCCACGCGCTGGCCGAGCGCGCCCGCGCCAACGGGGTGCCGGGCATCGCCGAGCTGGACGCGCTGGCGCTGCGTGAGATCGAGCCGCACGCTGTGGGCGTGGGCGCGATCCACTCGCCGCACACCGCGATCTGCGACTTCGCCGCCGTCGCCCGCCGGCTGGCGCTCGACGTGGTGGAAATGGGCGGGTCCGTACGGCTCTCGCACCCGGTACGGGCGATCAGGGAGCGCTCGGCGGGCGTGCAGGTCCTGGCGGGGCGGCGCAGGTTCACCTTCGACCGGCTGGTGGTGTGCGGAGGGCTGGGGACCGACGCGGTGGCCAGGATGGCCGGGCGTCCGGGGGATGTCAGGATCGTCCCGTTCCGCGGGGAGTTCTACGCGCTGAGGGGTGCGGCCAAGGATCTCGTTCGCGGGCTGATCTATCCGGTGCCCGATCCGCGGTATCCGTTCCTGGGCGTGCACCTGACCCGGCAGACGGATGGCGGGGTGCTGGTGGGGCCGAATGCGGTGCTCGCCCTGGCTTACGAGGGCTACGGATGGCGCAATATCCGAAATTTCCGGCAAATTCTCGGCTGGCCGGGCACCATACGCCTCGCCCGTCGCCATTGGCGCACCGGCCTCAAAGAGATCCGCGGATCACTCATCAAGAGCGCCTTCCTCAAAGGCGCGCAGCGCTACGTTCCCGAGCTGACCGCCGCCGACCTGACCCGGGCGCGTAGTGGCGTCCGCGCCCAGGCCGTGGCCAGGGACGGCGGCATGGTCGACGACTTCGTGGTCGACGTGCACGACAACGTGGTTCTGGTACGCAACGCGCCCTCCCCGGCCGCCACGTCCAGCCTGGCGATTGCCCGGCACATTGCCGGAATTGTCCCAGCACTCGTCCGATGA